In Helianthus annuus cultivar XRQ/B chromosome 9, HanXRQr2.0-SUNRISE, whole genome shotgun sequence, the following are encoded in one genomic region:
- the LOC110877488 gene encoding uncharacterized protein LOC110877488 produces MVVVASGTNSFAKEMTIRKRIGNIFNKRVEDFPSLREYNDYLEEVEDMIVNLVDGVDVPAIEAKIAQYQKENAEQIMNAQARKAEEFAAALAASKGQTAQTDVDMITGTGSQFGVSTSDGHYVPAVAGGIAQPRPTQPHPMGSGDDLHAYHMDDEETMRLKAERGGKAGGWSIELSRKRALEEAFGSIWI; encoded by the exons ATGGTGGTGGTGGCTTCGGGTACAAACTCATTCGCTAAAGAGATGACCATTCGAAAACGCATCGGCAACAt ATTTAATAAAAGAGTGGAAGATTTTCCATCATTAAGAGAGTATAACGACTACTTAGAGGAAGTTGAGGACATGA TTGTAAACTTGGTTGATGGAGTAGACGTTCCTGCCATTGAAGCAAAGATTGCTCAATACCAAAAAGAAAATGCAGAACAAATAATGAATGCTCAAGCTCGTAAG GCTGAAGAATTTGCAGCAGCACTGGCAGCAAGCAAAGGACAAACTGCACAAACCGATGTTGATATG ATCACGGGAACAGGCTCCCAGTTCGGGGTGTCAACCTCAGACGGGCATTACGTACCTGCAGTTGCTGGAGGAATCGCGCAACCTCGACCCACACAGCCACACCCGATGGGGTCTGGGGATGATCTGCATGCATATCATATGGATGATGAAGAAACGATGAGACTAAAAGCAGAACGGGGCGGGAAAGCAGGTGGTTGGAGCATAGAATTAAGCCGAAAACGAGCCCTTGAAGAAGCTTTTGGGAGTATTTGGATCTAA